The following DNA comes from Rhodoligotrophos appendicifer.
TCTCTTAGAGTCCAACCTTATAGACCTAGATACCGCCCTATGGGAACTGGGCCTTTTGAGTCCAAACGTCCTGATGTGAGCGTGCATCATCAGGACGGGGGGCACAAGGTTCTCTATTCGTGAAGCTCTACAGTTCTGTTTCACCGTGATCAGACCGAGACCTATCTACGGAGCTAACATGCAATTCCAAGAAACATCAATGATCCTCAAGGAAGTTCGAATTGGAAGGCACGGTATTTCACCGAGTGGCGTGGAGATCATCGTTTTTATTCAGCGCCAGGGAGAAGACAGACCTGAACAATGGAACATCAAAATTGACAGGGACCTTTCCATCGAGGAAGCCGAGTGGATTTGTGAGTCCGCGTGGGACACGTCGACGCGCAGCATGGAGCTGTGTCTTCCTTTTGAGCTCAATTTTGCCAGCAGTCGCAAGTCCAGCACAACGCGAAGGGCAGGAGACGCACAATAATAGTTCGCCTTCAGATGCGAGCTCAAGGCCGGGCAGTCTGCGATACCTGACGTGTTAGAGCTCCGCTCGGGTGCTGTCATTCCCGGAGACCCCACAGATTCGGAGCAAGGAAGCCCAGTCGTCGAGGGCCACGGTCAGCTTTACGTCCGACAAATCGTATCAGACCGAGAGCAGCAGCACCTTGACCATCGCCAGGGGCGGCCAAGCGGCCTCAGCCTCATCCATGATGACTGACTGGATCGGATCGAGAAGGCTGGCGACGGGGCTCCAGTCGTTCAGCTTGGCAAGCTCATCGAGCGATGAAGCTGGGCGTGTGCGTCTAGCAACACCAAACCGCTACTGACCAATGGAACGTTGCGCTACGGCCAGCTCTCCTCCTCTGAAAGACCATAGAGTCCGCAATTAGAACTCTGTCTACGCTCACCTAGGTCTCCTAGATGTGGAAGCAGCCGGTCCTCAAAATTCAGACAGACAGGAATCCTCCATCGATGATCAGGTCCGAGCCTGTTACGAAGCGGGCCTCATCCGACCCGAGATACACGACGGCCCAGGCAACGTCGTCGGGTTCCCCAAGGCCGCCGAAGGGATGGATTTCCCTGAGTTTCGCCTTCGCCTCTTCCGGCGTTCCTGTCGCCAGACGTGCCGCCAAGGGCGTCCACACATAGGAGGGGTGCAGGCAGTTCACCCGAATACCGTAGCCCAGCCGCGCGCAACTGGTGGCGCAATGCTTCGTCAATGTCCGCAGGGCGCCCTTACTGGTGCCGTAGGCAGGGCCACCTCTCGTGCCCACATAACCCGCGGTGGAGCCAATATTGATGATCGAGCCGCCTCCCGTCTCCTTCATCGCTGCTATTTGTGTCCGGCAGCCCAGAAACACTCCGTCAAGGTTGACGCGCATCACCCGCCGCCACTCCTCAAGCGATACGTCTTCAATGCCGCGGGGAGCGGAGCTGCCCACCCCGGCATTGTTGACGGCGATGTCGATCTTGCCGAAATGGGCGACGGCAGCTCCGATGACTTCTGCCCAGCTCGCCTCGTCGGCAACGTCGTGCTCCAGGAAGATCGCCTCGACACCTGCGGTTCTGGAGATTTCGAGCGCGGCCTCACCTTCAGCACGGTCAATATCGGTCAGCACGAGCTTTGCACCGCTCTCCCCCATGCGCCGCACCAATCCATGGCCCAGGCCGCCGGCCGCCCCCGTGATGAGGGCTACCTTACCCTTCAGTCTATCGTTCATGTGTCTCTCTTCATTAGACGGCCGGCATCGTGACGGGGTTGCCCCAGTCGGTTATTTCAAAAGTTCCGGCTTTCCGTCCTTGATGACGACGAGCTGCATGCCGAAAATAGGATTTCTGTTGGCATCAAAGGTGAATTTGCCGGTACCCAGGACGGTGGGGAAATCCTTCACCTCGGCGAGCGCCTGGCGCACTGCCGAGGGCTCCGATCCGGCCTTCTGACCGCCGAGCCGGCAAGCATGGTTGCCGTATAGCTGATCGCCGCATAGGGATCCGCCTCGCTGCCGAACTTCTCCCTGAAGGTGGCCCGAAACTTTGTGGTCACGGGGTTGCTATCGTCGGGATAATAAAAGGCGGGATAGATTGTGCCGTCGATCGCCTTGCCGCCGATGCGAATAAAGTCAGGCGCCCCAATGGAATCCGAACCCACAAGCTTGACCGTCTCCGGAAGTCCTGCCTGCCGCGCCTGCAGAACGATGTTCGCCGAGGCTTCTGGAAGGGCGCCTAGGTAGATCATCTCCGGATCCATATCCACCAGCTTGGTCGCCAGGGCAATGAAGTCCGTCTGCGAAGTGAGGACGGACTCCTCGGCGATGTTGGTCACGCCATGGGCGGCGAGATAGTCCTTCAGGATGTTCTTGTAAGCGACCATCGCCTCGTTATCACGTCCGTAAACGAGAACGATTGACTTAACTTTGGCGGTCTCAACGGCGTATTTCGCAAGAGATTCAAGCACCTCGGGCGGGTTCTGATAAAGCTTGAATGCCCATTCCCCGGACTCAGTGATCTTCTGCGACACCCCGAGAGCGAGGACCGGTGTCTTCGAAGCATTTGCAACCGGCGCGGCCGCCAGTGCCAAGGGAGAGGTGGGTGGACCGATGATCACTGAGGCCTTGTCATTGGTGATGAAGCGGTTCATCAGGGTGATCGCTTGATTTTTATCACTCGCATTGTCCTGCATGATCATCTTGATCGACTTGGCTTTGTCGCCGAACTCTGCGGCAAGATGATCGATCGCGACTTCGACGCCGCGTTCCATCGGCGGCCCCGCCCAGGAGGCGACCGCGCCGGTCAAAGGCAGCTGAACCGCTATGGTGGCTTCGTCAGCAAAGGCTGATCCGGCCGATAGTATGCCGAATATGAGCGCAGCGCTGTGTAAGGATAGGTTCTTCATGGTGTCTCCCCTTGCTGTTTGTTGTTGGTCAGAGTTGTTTGGTTGAAGCCGTGCCCAGGTAATGGGCGACGATCATCTGGTCCTGAGCCATCTCCCGACTTGCACCACTCTGGACGACCTTTCCCTGCTCGATCACATAGGCATTCTCGGTGACATCGAGCGCACGTCGGGCATTTTGCTCCACCAGGACGACGGTCAGGCCCTCGCGGTTGAGTTGGACGAGGGCCTCGAAAACCTGAGAGGTGACGAGCGGCGCAAGTCCCAGGCTGGGTTCATCGAGCAGCAGCATTCTCGGCTTGCCCATTA
Coding sequences within:
- a CDS encoding glucose 1-dehydrogenase, giving the protein MNDRLKGKVALITGAAGGLGHGLVRRMGESGAKLVLTDIDRAEGEAALEISRTAGVEAIFLEHDVADEASWAEVIGAAVAHFGKIDIAVNNAGVGSSAPRGIEDVSLEEWRRVMRVNLDGVFLGCRTQIAAMKETGGGSIINIGSTAGYVGTRGGPAYGTSKGALRTLTKHCATSCARLGYGIRVNCLHPSYVWTPLAARLATGTPEEAKAKLREIHPFGGLGEPDDVAWAVVYLGSDEARFVTGSDLIIDGGFLSV
- a CDS encoding ABC transporter substrate-binding protein; its protein translation is MKNLSLHSAALIFGILSAGSAFADEATIAVQLPLTGAVASWAGPPMERGVEVAIDHLAAEFGDKAKSIKMIMQDNASDKNQAITLMNRFITNDKASVIIGPPTSPLALAAAPVANASKTPVLALGVSQKITESGEWAFKLYQNPPEVLESLAKYAVETAKVKSIVLVYGRDNEAMVAYKNILKDYLAAHGVTNIAEESVLTSQTDFIALATKLVDMDPEMIYLGALPEASANIVLQARQAGLPETVKLVGSDSIGAPDFIRIGGKAIDGTIYPAFYYPDDSNPVTTKFRATFREKFGSEADPYAAISYTATMLAGSAVRRPDRSPRQCARRSPR